Part of the Chitinivibrionia bacterium genome, ACAGGAAGGTCGGCAGTCGTTTTCGCTCCTCTTATTTTTTTCAGAATGCTTAATCCGTCGTCGCAGGGGAGCATAATATCCAATATTACAAGGTCGGGTTTATTGACGCCCATTACGGCGAAAAAATCGTTTCCGTCGATAAATCCCTGACACTCTATTCCCGAATTTTTTAAGGAATAAATTATAAGTTCGCGAATTGCACGGTCGTCTTCTACGATATATACCATAATCTTCTCCGATTACGCTTCTTGGATGGAATATGCAACAACTTTTGCGATGTTTTTTGCGTGGTCGCCTATTCTTTCGAGGTATTTTGCCGCCTGAAAAATATCCAAACACAGTTCGCCGTTTTTGCCGTCTTCGTCAATTCGTTTTATAAGCCCTTGCTTTATGTCCTTAAAATGGTTGTTTATAACGATATCGAACATTATCACGTTTTTTGCTTCTTCCACATCGTTTTTGATTAGGCAATCCACGGCGTTTGAAATGATTTTTGCTACGGATTTCGCCATTTCTTCCATATATTTGCCGACAAAATGCCGTTGTTCGTCGCTGGCGTTTTCAAACAAATACGAGATGCTGGCGGCGTTTGCTCCGATGCGCTCCATATCGCCTATAAGTTTTTGTGTGGTCGTAATAAAACGCAAATCGCCTGCGACAGGTTGCTCTCTTATAAGAAGTATAATGCAAAGTCGGCTTATTTCGCGCTCCATATTGTCAATTTGTTCTTCGATGGCAAACGTTTTTTTCCGCATTTCCGAATTGTTGGTCACAAGTCCGTTAATTGTGCTGTTAATTGCATATTCGCAAAGTGCGCCCATTTCTGTCATATCGCAACGAAGTTTTTCCAATTGTCTTTTGTATGATTCTCTCATCCAAATCTCCCTGTTATATAGTCCTCGGTTTTTTTATTTGTCGGTTTTGTGAATAATTTTTCCGTTCTTCCGTGTTCGATAACTTCGCCCAAAAGGAAAAATACCGTTTCGTCCGAAATTCGTGCCGCCTGTTGCATATTGTGGGTTACAATTACGATAGTGTATTTTTCTTTAAGCGTTTCCGCCAAGTCTTCAATTTTTGACGTGGAAATCGGGTCAAGCGCGCTCGTCGGCTCGTCCATAAGAAGAACTTCAGGCTCTACCGCAAGCGCTCTGGCTATGCACAAACGCTGTTGCTGTCCGCCCGAAAGTGCGAGTGCGGGCTTTTTGAGACGGTCTTTTGTTTCTTCCCAGATTGCGGCGTCTATAAGCGATTTTTCGACAATCATATCGAGTTTCGCCTTGTTTTTTATGCCGTGAGTACGGGGTCCAAAAGCGATATTGTCATAAATGCTCATAGGAAAAGGGTTTGGCTTCTGAAACACCATTCCGACGCGTTTTCTGAGCAGATTTACATCGACCGAATTGTCGTAAATGTCTTGTCCGTCAAAGGTGATTTTTCCTGTTATTCGGCAACCCTCAATCAAATCGTTCATTCTGTTGAGAATTCTCAGAAACGTCGATTTTCCGCAACCAGACGGTCCTATAAGCGCCGTTATTTCGTTCTGTTTCATAGCGAAATTCACGTTTTTAAGCGCTTGGAATTCCCCATAAAACAAATTCACGTTCTCGCTGACAATTTTGTTCACAGACACTCCTTTTATTTTTATTTTTTTGGGAGACGTAAGCATTACGTCTCTACATTTTATTACCGTGTTTTTCGTTCGATTTTTCCTGCAATGTAATACGAAAACGAATTCAGCAAAATCACTATTATGAAAAGCACCGCCGCTGTGGCAAACGCCTCGTTTACATTCATTCCTTCCGTCGAAATCGAATACAAATGCACTGCAAGCGTTCGTCCCGATGATACCGAAATTTCTCCTGCGTTGTTTGTGAAAACCCTGACGATTTCGGTTGCCGTTCCCGCCGTAAATATGAGCGCCGCTGTCTCTCCCAAAATCCGTCCGAGCGATAAAATCACTCCCGCAAAAATTCCGTTGGAAGCGCTCGGAAGTATTACTTTGAACGTTGTTCGCAGTCGTCCTGCGCCAAGCCCGAAACTTCCCTCGCGATACAAATCGGGAACTGCGATAAGCGCTTCTTCGGCAGTTCGCATAACAAGCGGCAGGGTCATTATTGCAAGGGTTAGTCCGCCCGCAAGCACCGAATATCCCATCTGCAAATATATAACAAAAAACATCATTCCGAAAAGTCCGTAAACTATAGACGGTATTCCTGCAAGCGTTTCGGCGGCAATTCGTATAAATTTCACAAACTGATTTGAGCGCGATGCGTATTCCGTAAGATAAACCGCCGAAAATATTCCTATCGGAACAGAAAGCGAAAGAGCGATAATTACTACCACCACCGTATTTATCATAGCAGGAAAAAGTGATACATTATCGCTTGTGTATTCGAGTGCAAACAGGCTCGGAGTGATATTGACAAGTCCCATAATAAGTATATACGCCGATATGAAAAGTATAGTGCAAATGGTCATTGTCGCGCTGAGATAAACACAACTGCGAAGAAAAATTACAAGCTTCTTAGGTTTCGCTTTCATAAAGATTTTCCATTCCTCCATCCTTAGTTTTGCAAGAAATTACGTATTAAATGTCAAGTTTTGTTTGCAAGTTTTGTAAAGTTTTGGTAAAATTCATCTATGCCCTGAAACCCCGCGCCTTGCCAGCAACGTCGCGTCTCTCGAGTACAGCGACAACAACGCCTCTATATACGCAATTCTTGCTCGCGCTTCGTCGAGGTTTGCCGATACTACGTCGCGTTGGACTTGGAGGACGGCGTAGCCTGTGGAGCGACCTACTCTTAATTTTTCTTGCTCGGCTTCTAATTTTTGTTTTTGCAGGGTGGATACAAGTTGCGCGGTTTCTATTTGTCTGTGCGCTCGCGATACTTCGAGGTGTGCGGAGCGTATTTCAAAATCTATAAGGCGCGAGAAGTTGGATATTGCTAATTGTCGTTGTTGAGACGTGTATTGCGCCGCTCTGTGTCTTTGCCGAGCCGCGCCGCTTGTTATCGGGAATTGAAGTTGCAAGCCTGCGCTGAATCTTGGGTCGGAATCGTTTGGAAATATTGCAAACGTTTCGTTGGGCGACGTTCCCTCAAGCGCAATGAAAAAATCCAAGCGGGGGAGAAGTCCGTTTTTTGTTTGGATTAAGTCCAACTCTCCGCGCTCTGCCAAAAGATTTGCTTGTCGCAAGTCCTGCCTGAATTCTTGCGCCGCGAGTATGTGGTCTTCGAGATTATCCGCTTCGCCTAAAGTTAAAGTGCTGTCGCTGAGAATAATTTCTTTATCGAAAAATTGCGGGGCGTTTATCAGAAATGCAAGATTAAGAGAACGTTGTTCGCGGGCGATTTGCGCGTCGAATAGCTGTTTTTCGCGCGAGGCGACTTCGGCTCTGATTGTGATAAGGTCTATTGGAGCGACAGTTCCTGCGTTAAGGCGTTGCTCGGCTTCAAAAAGTAAGCGGTTGGCAAGTTCTAAGGAATATTCGAAAATTTGCAATTCTTTATTGCTCAGCATTAACGCCCAATATGAGCGTTCGACCTCCGCAAAAAGCCGCTGAGCATAAGCGGACAATTCTTCTTGGCTGATTTCGAGGTCAATGCGCGCTCGTCTGACAGGGGCGAGATTTACGCGAGTTCCCAATCCCTGCAAAAGCGATTGCGTTATGGTGATTCTTGCGGTCGCGTTGGAATCGCGCGGAGCAGCCCAAGTTGCGCCTCTTGTCGAAAGTTCTATGTTTGTTCCCGTGGGGGCGGTTTGGCTTAACGCTATGCTTGCTCGGTTGTGGTCGAAAAACGGCTCTTGCGCGGAATATGTTGCAGTGATTGTCGGCTCGAATGCGTATTGGCGTTCTCGGATAATTGTTCTTGCGATGTCGGTTCTTATTCGTTCTATGGCGAGGAGGGGATTGCCGTTTACAGCCATATTCAGCGCTTCTTCTAAAGATAGTATTATGGCATCAGAGCGACCGCGATGGTCGTCCCTACGGGGATCTGCCGTAGGGGCAATCCCCTGTGATTGCCCTAAATTCCGATCGTTTACAGTGTTGTTTGCAGTGTCGTCTATTTGAGCGAACGCGGTGCAAAAAATCAGTAATATTATTGCGAGTATTTTCATTGTTTTACCTCCAATGTCGCGAATGCGGGGGCTTTTTTTCGGACTAATTTTTGCTCTACGAGAGAGTAAACCACGGGGATAAGCACGAGCGTTATTACTGTTGAAACCGTAAGTCCGCCGACTATAACGCGAGCCATCGGGACTTGCGCTTCACTGCCTTCGCCTATTCCTATCGCCATCGGCATAAGTCCGAGTATGGTCGAAAGGGCGGTCATTAGGATTGGGCGCAGACGGCGTTCGCCCGCTTTTTCTATCGCTTCAAAAAGTTCCATTCCTTTTTCGTGGTGCATTCGATTTATGAGGTCGATTAGGACGATTGCGTTATTTATTACCACTCCTATTAGTATTATACAGCCGATAAACGCCTGAAGCGTGAAAGGGGTGTTTGTCAAAAGCATTATTGCTACAACGCCCGTTAAAGCCATCGGAATTGAAAAAAGGACAACAAACGGGTCTTTGAACGACTCGAATTGTCCTGCCATAACAAGGAAAATAAGGGCGATTGCAAGCGCTATGCCGAAAAATAACTCGCGCTGGGCTTTTTGCTGTTCTTCCCAGTCGCCGCGGATTAACATTACAAATTCCTGCGGGACGGTTATTTCGGAAATTGCCGCTCTTACGTCGTTTACAACGCTTCGCATATCGCGCCCCGAATAACTTATATTAACGCTTACAATTCGTTCTCGGTCGCGGCGTTCTATGCGCGTGGGACCAACTCCAGCCTCTATTTGCGCCACGCTTTGCAATAATACGGGATTGCCCGCGCTGTTTATTATGGAAATGTTATTTACGTCGGTCAAGGTTTGTCTGTCGCCCTCTGCAAGACGAACTATTACCTGAAATTCTTTACCGTCCACTCGAACTTGCGTTGCCGTTGTTCCGCCTAAAGCCGTCTGAATTGTCTGTCCGATTTGGATTGCCGAAAGTCCCATTTCCGCGGCTTTGCTTCTGTCGATTATAACGCGAAACTCGGGCATTCCTTCTTCGCGGCTTATTTGGACGTCCGTTATTCCCGCAATGTCTTGGACTGCCGAGCGTACTTGTTGGGCGAGCGCTTGACTTTGTTCCAGATTAAAACCTCGAATTTCTACCGCTATAGCCTCGGTTGTCGCACCAACGCGCATTATCCATAAGCCTTGCCCTTCGCGAACTCGCACGGTTGCGCCCGGAATGTTTGTCAAAAGAGGGCGGAGGTCGTCGGCGACTTGCGCGGAAGAACGTTGACGTTCGTTTGGCGGAACAAGTCCCGTTCGCATTGCCGAGCGGTTTAAGCCCTGTTGTCCGCCGCCGAGCGTTCCGCTTACGACTGTCAGAGTAAAGTTTACTTCGGGAACTTCTTCGCTTACTATTGCTTCGATTTGACGAACGGTTGCGTCCATTACCTCTAATTTTGTGCCTGTCTCCATTTCGATATTTACGCGCACGTCGCTTTCGTCGGCTACGGGCATTAAGTCCATACCCACAAGCGGAAGCGCGAGCAGAGAAAGCAAAAACAGCACCGCAACGCCGACCACTACGGTCATTCGATTTCTGAGCGCCCAATGTATTATTTTTCGATATTCGCGCTCCATTTTCACATAAAAATTCTCGCTTGCGTTAAAAACTTTGCTTAAAATCGGGTTTTTCACTTTTTTCGTGCGTTGAACGCTTTCGTCTTTCAGGAATTTTGAAGTAAGCATAGGAACAAGGGTAAGCGCCACAAAAAGAGAGCAGAGAATAGAGAATCCGACGACAAACGCAAGCGATTGGAAGAGTATTCCCGTCATTCCGCGCATAAATATTACGGGGATAAATACCACGAGGGTCGTTAGGGTTGCCGCTATAACCGCCGAAGAAACTTCGCTTGCGCCTTGTATCGCTCCGTCGATTGCGTTCGCGCCTTTTTCGCGTTTATGAAATATGTTGTCCAAAACGACTATGGCGTTGTCCAAAAGCATACCAATTCCGAGAGCCAAACCGCCGAAAGTCATCATATTAAGGGTAAATCCGCTGAAATAAACAAGCGAGAAAGTAGCGACCACCGAAATAGGAATTGCCACGCCGATTATGAGGGTTGTGGTAATGTTTCGCAGGAACAAAAGTATTACTAAAATTGCTATTGCGCCGCCCAAAATTAAGGCGATTGCCACCGAATTTATGGAATTTCGCACGTATTGCGCGTTATCGACCATCGTTATTATTTGCAAGTCCTCGAAATCTTCGTTTATTCGGCGGATTTCGCGCTGAACTCCGTCGGCGACCGCGACCGTATTTGTGCCCTCCTGCTTGCTTATGGAAAGCCGAATGCCCGGCTCGCCGTTAATTCTGGTGAGCGAGCGCACATCCTGAAATCCGTCGCGCACGTCGGCAATATCCGAAATTCTTATGGGAACTCCGTTTCGCACGGTTATCACGGTATTGTTTACGTCGTTTACGCCTTTGAATTCTGCAAGCGTGCGCACCGTAATTTCGCGATTGCCCGAAGTAATTGCGCCCGCGGGAACGTTTCTGTTTTCGCGACGAAGCGCCGCCACAACCATATCGGGAGAAATGCCGAACGCGTCCATATTTGTCGTGCGTAAATCAACGTGAATTTGCTTTCTTTGTCCGCCGCGAATGTCCACCGTCGCAACTCCGTCCACCCGTTCCAGACGATACTGCACTTGGTCTTCGAGAATCTGCTGAATTTCGTGAATATCTTTGTCCTGCACGGTAATGCCGAGTATCATTATCGGCATTGCGGCGACGTCGAATTTGCGTATCATCGGTCTGTCAACTTCTTCGGGAAGCGCGCCTAAAATGCGGTCTATTCGGTCGCGCATATCGTTAACGGCGTTGTCTAAATTTACGCCCCAAGGGAAAGTGACTCGCACCTGACTTCGCCCTTCCTGAGAGGTGGAATTGACCTCTTCTATACCCTGAATTCCCGCAAGAGCCGCCTCTATCGGTCGTGTAACAAGTTCTTCGACTTCTTGCGGTCCCGCGTTTGAAAAAGTCGTAATTACGCTTATTGTCGGCATTGTGATTTCCGGCATAAGGTCTATGGGCAAACGCGACAAAGAAAACGAGCCGATAAGCATTATTATAAGGTATATAACCGTGATTAAAATCGGTCGTTTAACAGGAAGCGATATAAATGAGTGTTCTCTTTCTTTCATTTTTTAATTTCCTCTGCTTCCTCGTTCTCTGTTGCCGCTTCTTTCGCCTCTGTTTTCCGGAACGTCTGCGTTTGTTATATTAACCCGCGCGCCGTCTCGCAATAGGTGCTGACCGAGGGTTATCACTTTTCCGTCTATATTTGCGGGAGAAACTATTTGTACAAATCGCCCGTCGTAAATTCCTGTTTCTACCGGCACAAATTTTGCTCTGTCGCCATCGACCACAAAAATTGCCGCGCCGTTATTTACGAGCGCCGACGACGGTATTGTTTGCGCGTTCGGGTCGCTTTCGAGAACTATGTTTATCCGCGCCGACATTCCCGGCATAAGCAGATGTCTGTCGTTTTTGAGGGCGACTTCGACTGCCGCTGTTCGGGAAGCCGCCTGAAAAAACGGGGCTACTCTGTAAACGCTGCCCTCAAAGGTTTCGTTCGGGACTGCGGTGCTTGATACGGTCGCTTTTTTTCCTATTGTTATGCTTCTGTAATCGCGCTCGGTTACGGCGAGTTCTACAAAAACCGTGTCAATGTCCACAACTGTTATGATTGGCGCGCCCGCTGTAAGCAATGTGCCGCCGTCGATATGCCGTTGCGCCACAAAACCGTCTTTTGCGGAGCGAATTATTGTGTGTTGAAGATTTGTTTCACGCTGTCTCATTGTCGCTCTTAAAAGTTCGCGCCGCGACCTCTGGGCTTCGACTTGCGCGTTTATCGCACCGAATTCCGCTCTGGACACAATTCCCTTGTCGAGCAAATCCTGCGCTCTGTGAAGTTCGGCTTCCGAGTGAGCCAGCTGAGCGTCTATTTCATTGACTTGCGCGCGCGCTTCTTCTAAGGAATTCTGGAATTCTATGTCGTCTAATCTTGCGACGATTTCGTTTGCGCGCACTCTGTCGCCTATGCGTTTGTTTATGCTCAAAAGCCGTCCGCCGACCCTTGCCGACACTACAAAATTGTGCGAGGCTTTAACCGCCCCCGTAAATTCGCGGGTTTCGGTCATCGGACGAAAAACAGGATTTTGCGCTTCGACCGCGATTACTCTGTCGCGCCCTCCGCCTCCGCCTGTTGTTGCATTGTCCGAAGATGTAATAAGTCTTGCCGCGATAATTGCCGACAATGCGACAACTGCGAAAATTAAAATGATAGTCAAATGTTTCTTTTTCAAAGCGTTCCCTCTTTTTATTTTATTGCCATATTATTTTCTGTATTTGAGATAGTGAAAATACTATTTGTTACATATTTTTACTACCTTGCCTCGAAATCGCCTTTTCCCTCGAATACTATGGCGACAAATTTTATGTCGTCTCTGCCGATAAAACGAGGGTCTTTTTTGTATTTCTCTATTTGAGCCGTCGCCTCGGCGAATTTTGCTTCTTTTTCGCTTTTTGTCGCTTTGGTTTTAATGTATTTCAACTCAAAAACGTATTCAAATTTAATATCCTTAATGGCGTGGTGTTTTTGCAGGTAAACGTCGGAATAGCCGTTTTGGGTTTCGTTTTCGGAAACGGGAAGATATAATCTGCTGTTAAACAAAGTCGCAAGCATCATAACTTTAATATACTTTTCGTCAAAGTCGATAAGGTCTCTGTTTGAAAGCCGTTTCAGATAATTTTCCGCGAAAAAATCCAAGTAGGACTTGAAATCGCCGTCAAACGCCATTTTTCCCGTCGCCTCTTCTAATAAATTATTGCTTACCGGTTTTTCATTGAAACTTTGCGAATATGAAACAATATATTCCCAATAAAGCGTTTTTATTGAATAATTCGGGATTTTTAACCAAGGTCTGCCTCTTACTGCCTCGCCGATAGTCAGCATTCCCAAGTAAAAAAACAGGGAAACAAAA contains:
- the phoU gene encoding phosphate signaling complex protein PhoU codes for the protein MRESYKRQLEKLRCDMTEMGALCEYAINSTINGLVTNNSEMRKKTFAIEEQIDNMEREISRLCIILLIREQPVAGDLRFITTTQKLIGDMERIGANAASISYLFENASDEQRHFVGKYMEEMAKSVAKIISNAVDCLIKNDVEEAKNVIMFDIVINNHFKDIKQGLIKRIDEDGKNGELCLDIFQAAKYLERIGDHAKNIAKVVAYSIQEA
- a CDS encoding efflux RND transporter permease subunit — its product is MKEREHSFISLPVKRPILITVIYLIIMLIGSFSLSRLPIDLMPEITMPTISVITTFSNAGPQEVEELVTRPIEAALAGIQGIEEVNSTSQEGRSQVRVTFPWGVNLDNAVNDMRDRIDRILGALPEEVDRPMIRKFDVAAMPIMILGITVQDKDIHEIQQILEDQVQYRLERVDGVATVDIRGGQRKQIHVDLRTTNMDAFGISPDMVVAALRRENRNVPAGAITSGNREITVRTLAEFKGVNDVNNTVITVRNGVPIRISDIADVRDGFQDVRSLTRINGEPGIRLSISKQEGTNTVAVADGVQREIRRINEDFEDLQIITMVDNAQYVRNSINSVAIALILGGAIAILVILLFLRNITTTLIIGVAIPISVVATFSLVYFSGFTLNMMTFGGLALGIGMLLDNAIVVLDNIFHKREKGANAIDGAIQGASEVSSAVIAATLTTLVVFIPVIFMRGMTGILFQSLAFVVGFSILCSLFVALTLVPMLTSKFLKDESVQRTKKVKNPILSKVFNASENFYVKMEREYRKIIHWALRNRMTVVVGVAVLFLLSLLALPLVGMDLMPVADESDVRVNIEMETGTKLEVMDATVRQIEAIVSEEVPEVNFTLTVVSGTLGGGQQGLNRSAMRTGLVPPNERQRSSAQVADDLRPLLTNIPGATVRVREGQGLWIMRVGATTEAIAVEIRGFNLEQSQALAQQVRSAVQDIAGITDVQISREEGMPEFRVIIDRSKAAEMGLSAIQIGQTIQTALGGTTATQVRVDGKEFQVIVRLAEGDRQTLTDVNNISIINSAGNPVLLQSVAQIEAGVGPTRIERRDRERIVSVNISYSGRDMRSVVNDVRAAISEITVPQEFVMLIRGDWEEQQKAQRELFFGIALAIALIFLVMAGQFESFKDPFVVLFSIPMALTGVVAIMLLTNTPFTLQAFIGCIILIGVVINNAIVLIDLINRMHHEKGMELFEAIEKAGERRLRPILMTALSTILGLMPMAIGIGEGSEAQVPMARVIVGGLTVSTVITLVLIPVVYSLVEQKLVRKKAPAFATLEVKQ
- a CDS encoding TolC family protein, producing MKILAIILLIFCTAFAQIDDTANNTVNDRNLGQSQGIAPTADPRRDDHRGRSDAIILSLEEALNMAVNGNPLLAIERIRTDIARTIIRERQYAFEPTITATYSAQEPFFDHNRASIALSQTAPTGTNIELSTRGATWAAPRDSNATARITITQSLLQGLGTRVNLAPVRRARIDLEISQEELSAYAQRLFAEVERSYWALMLSNKELQIFEYSLELANRLLFEAEQRLNAGTVAPIDLITIRAEVASREKQLFDAQIAREQRSLNLAFLINAPQFFDKEIILSDSTLTLGEADNLEDHILAAQEFRQDLRQANLLAERGELDLIQTKNGLLPRLDFFIALEGTSPNETFAIFPNDSDPRFSAGLQLQFPITSGAARQRHRAAQYTSQQRQLAISNFSRLIDFEIRSAHLEVSRAHRQIETAQLVSTLQKQKLEAEQEKLRVGRSTGYAVLQVQRDVVSANLDEARARIAYIEALLSLYSRDATLLARRGVSGHR
- the pstA gene encoding phosphate ABC transporter permease PstA, with the translated sequence MKAKPKKLVIFLRSCVYLSATMTICTILFISAYILIMGLVNITPSLFALEYTSDNVSLFPAMINTVVVVIIALSLSVPIGIFSAVYLTEYASRSNQFVKFIRIAAETLAGIPSIVYGLFGMMFFVIYLQMGYSVLAGGLTLAIMTLPLVMRTAEEALIAVPDLYREGSFGLGAGRLRTTFKVILPSASNGIFAGVILSLGRILGETAALIFTAGTATEIVRVFTNNAGEISVSSGRTLAVHLYSISTEGMNVNEAFATAAVLFIIVILLNSFSYYIAGKIERKTR
- a CDS encoding efflux RND transporter periplasmic adaptor subunit, whose translation is MKKKHLTIILIFAVVALSAIIAARLITSSDNATTGGGGGRDRVIAVEAQNPVFRPMTETREFTGAVKASHNFVVSARVGGRLLSINKRIGDRVRANEIVARLDDIEFQNSLEEARAQVNEIDAQLAHSEAELHRAQDLLDKGIVSRAEFGAINAQVEAQRSRRELLRATMRQRETNLQHTIIRSAKDGFVAQRHIDGGTLLTAGAPIITVVDIDTVFVELAVTERDYRSITIGKKATVSSTAVPNETFEGSVYRVAPFFQAASRTAAVEVALKNDRHLLMPGMSARINIVLESDPNAQTIPSSALVNNGAAIFVVDGDRAKFVPVETGIYDGRFVQIVSPANIDGKVITLGQHLLRDGARVNITNADVPENRGERSGNRERGSRGN
- the pstB gene encoding phosphate ABC transporter ATP-binding protein PstB gives rise to the protein MLTSPKKIKIKGVSVNKIVSENVNLFYGEFQALKNVNFAMKQNEITALIGPSGCGKSTFLRILNRMNDLIEGCRITGKITFDGQDIYDNSVDVNLLRKRVGMVFQKPNPFPMSIYDNIAFGPRTHGIKNKAKLDMIVEKSLIDAAIWEETKDRLKKPALALSGGQQQRLCIARALAVEPEVLLMDEPTSALDPISTSKIEDLAETLKEKYTIVIVTHNMQQAARISDETVFFLLGEVIEHGRTEKLFTKPTNKKTEDYITGRFG